A single Candidatus Methylomirabilota bacterium DNA region contains:
- a CDS encoding transglycosylase SLT domain-containing protein produces the protein MLSRYREPVRIWTDPIGHALFRLRLRPNHLTVAGLGVSLLAAAAFVAGRTRTAGLLLILAGLFDFFDGSLARASGQVTPFGAFLDSVIDRYSDLVVLLAIVVLFARMPHTRGAIIAMAGLVGSVMVSYTKARAESIGIECNVGVMERPERMICLIGGALFGLLEPALWILAVLANLTAIQRIAFTRRTIRDSARLSIGAALLSGMLVAAPAVAADTPPADSARSIPPATESAWAAAVAEFQAGDPAPLIRAFGSEAALSSPIADYARYLLTDALARAGDLEAARAVALGLAERHPNSRLAAPALLAAATLAAHAGADDEAQVILKRLISSYPDAAEGAEALYLLGMIGEAGDQREAAVGVYQELRVRAPTTGWEDGATDRLAALAAAGVRVPELSIDQRLQRAERLLSGGVPKTAGEEAERIAKETRDSGIAVRALRIVADASLKIGRYEAAARALELAAGRAPADRRPGLLLDQARLWRRANQRERALTVLAGVEARGVDAEVAEALYLKGRTLEELDRQSQAASAYKAVAARYPARAVACEALWRLGWLEYLRGDARSAEQTWLRLIELPGGRAWRPPALYWAGRAKEQTAGSEAAATLYRRVLGEAPRSYYGLLAARRVTATAEAAPDPAIRLPADPREAIGDDPGFARADLLRRLGLVEFALQELEDVVARAVGDPVRLYGLSGVYIREERYHLALRVLRRNFVAVAESGHSALPRAFWEMFYPFGWRQEITEASQRAGLDPYFVAALVRQESSYDPRALSPAGARGLMQLMPRTAQMVAGHRGLPFRDGLLDDPGANIQIGAAFLAEQLREWSDPRLALAAYNAGPPRMRQWWQARRTNDIEAFVEQIPFDETRHYVKRVMFYWEEYRRIYGGS, from the coding sequence ATGTTGAGCCGTTACCGCGAGCCGGTGCGGATATGGACCGATCCGATCGGCCACGCGCTCTTCCGGCTCCGGCTGCGCCCCAACCACCTCACGGTCGCCGGGCTGGGGGTGAGCCTCCTGGCCGCCGCCGCGTTCGTGGCCGGACGCACGCGGACGGCCGGCCTGCTGCTGATCCTGGCCGGCCTCTTCGACTTCTTCGACGGCTCGCTGGCGCGGGCGTCCGGGCAGGTGACGCCTTTCGGCGCCTTCCTGGACTCCGTGATCGACCGCTACTCCGACCTCGTGGTGCTGCTGGCCATCGTCGTGCTCTTCGCGAGGATGCCCCACACGCGGGGCGCCATCATCGCCATGGCCGGGCTCGTCGGCAGCGTGATGGTCAGCTACACCAAAGCGCGCGCCGAATCCATTGGCATCGAGTGTAATGTGGGAGTGATGGAGCGACCGGAGCGCATGATCTGCCTTATCGGGGGCGCCCTGTTCGGCCTGCTGGAGCCGGCGCTCTGGATCCTGGCCGTGCTGGCGAACCTCACGGCGATCCAGCGCATCGCGTTCACCCGCCGGACGATACGCGACTCGGCCCGGCTCTCCATCGGCGCCGCGCTGCTCTCCGGGATGCTGGTGGCGGCCCCGGCCGTGGCGGCGGATACGCCGCCGGCGGATTCCGCCCGCTCCATCCCGCCGGCGACCGAGAGTGCGTGGGCCGCCGCGGTCGCGGAGTTCCAGGCGGGGGATCCGGCACCGCTGATCCGGGCCTTCGGCAGCGAGGCGGCGCTCTCCAGCCCGATCGCCGACTACGCGCGGTATCTCCTGACCGATGCGCTCGCGCGGGCCGGCGATCTCGAGGCCGCGCGGGCCGTCGCGCTGGGCCTGGCCGAGCGTCACCCCAACAGCCGGCTGGCCGCTCCAGCGCTGTTGGCGGCGGCCACGCTCGCCGCCCACGCCGGCGCCGACGACGAGGCCCAGGTGATCCTCAAGCGCCTGATCTCGTCCTACCCGGACGCCGCCGAGGGCGCGGAGGCCCTCTACCTGCTCGGGATGATCGGCGAGGCCGGCGATCAGCGCGAAGCCGCCGTGGGCGTGTACCAGGAGTTGCGGGTGAGGGCGCCCACGACCGGCTGGGAGGACGGAGCCACCGACCGTCTCGCCGCCCTCGCCGCCGCCGGCGTGCGCGTTCCGGAGCTGTCGATCGACCAGCGTCTCCAGCGCGCCGAGCGTCTGCTGAGCGGCGGCGTCCCCAAGACGGCCGGGGAGGAGGCCGAGCGCATCGCCAAGGAGACGCGCGATTCCGGCATCGCGGTGCGCGCGCTCCGCATCGTCGCCGATGCCTCTCTGAAGATCGGCCGCTACGAGGCGGCGGCGCGGGCCCTCGAGCTGGCCGCCGGCCGCGCGCCCGCCGATCGCCGGCCCGGACTGTTGCTCGACCAGGCCCGGCTCTGGCGGCGCGCAAATCAGCGCGAGCGCGCGCTCACGGTGCTGGCCGGCGTCGAGGCGCGCGGCGTAGACGCCGAGGTGGCGGAGGCCCTCTATCTCAAGGGCCGCACGCTCGAGGAGCTGGACCGGCAGAGTCAGGCCGCGAGCGCGTACAAGGCGGTCGCCGCGCGGTATCCCGCCCGCGCGGTGGCTTGCGAGGCGCTCTGGCGCCTGGGCTGGCTGGAGTACCTGCGAGGCGATGCGCGGTCGGCCGAGCAGACATGGCTGCGTCTCATCGAGCTTCCGGGCGGGCGCGCCTGGCGACCGCCGGCCCTCTACTGGGCGGGGCGCGCCAAGGAGCAGACGGCGGGGAGCGAAGCGGCGGCCACGCTCTACCGTCGCGTGCTCGGCGAAGCGCCGCGCAGCTACTACGGTCTCCTGGCGGCCCGCCGCGTGACGGCGACGGCCGAGGCCGCGCCCGACCCGGCGATCCGTCTTCCCGCCGATCCCCGGGAGGCGATCGGCGACGATCCCGGCTTCGCGCGCGCGGATCTGCTTCGCCGCCTCGGCCTCGTCGAGTTCGCGCTCCAGGAGCTGGAGGACGTCGTGGCTCGCGCGGTCGGCGACCCCGTGCGCCTCTACGGTCTCTCGGGGGTGTACATCCGGGAGGAGCGCTACCACCTCGCCCTCCGGGTCCTCCGCCGAAACTTCGTCGCCGTGGCCGAGAGCGGCCATTCGGCGCTGCCGCGCGCCTTCTGGGAAATGTTCTATCCGTTCGGCTGGCGCCAGGAGATCACCGAGGCCTCCCAGCGTGCGGGGCTCGATCCATACTTCGTCGCGGCGCTTGTGCGCCAGGAGTCGAGCTACGACCCACGCGCCCTCTCCCCCGCCGGTGCCCGTGGGCTCATGCAGCTCATGCCCCGCACGGCCCAGATGGTGGCCGGGCACCGCGGCCTGCCTTTCCGTGACGGGCTGCTCGACGATCCGGGCGCCAATATCCAGATCGGCGCGGCTTTCCTGGCCGAGCAGCTGCGCGAATGGAGTGACCCGCGGCTGGCGCTGGCCGCCTACAACGCGGGGCCCCCCCGGATGCGCCAGTGGTGGCAGGCGCGGCGCACGAACGACATCGAGGCGTTCGTCGAGCAGATCCCCTTCGACGAGACTCGCCACTACGTCAAGCGCGTGATGTTCTACTGGGAGGAATACCGCCGGATCTACGGCGGCTCGTAG
- a CDS encoding universal stress protein translates to MMMAKRILVPLDGEGAAEALVPLVGALARGVGSSVRLLRVFPVPETVVGAHGRTVAYVDQEMARLTAEGLDDLRRLEAQLHGVPVESVVRFGDPVEETLVEAEAFGADLLALATANRGRLRRLLAPGAAERIARKAPLPVLLLRA, encoded by the coding sequence ATGATGATGGCGAAGCGAATTCTCGTGCCGCTCGACGGTGAGGGGGCGGCCGAGGCGCTCGTACCGCTGGTCGGCGCCTTGGCCCGCGGGGTTGGATCGAGCGTTCGTCTGCTCCGGGTCTTCCCGGTTCCGGAAACGGTGGTGGGCGCGCACGGACGCACCGTCGCCTACGTCGATCAGGAGATGGCGCGTTTGACCGCGGAAGGGCTGGACGACCTGCGCCGGCTCGAGGCCCAGCTCCACGGCGTTCCCGTCGAGAGCGTGGTTCGCTTCGGAGATCCGGTCGAGGAGACCCTGGTCGAGGCCGAGGCCTTCGGGGCGGACTTGCTCGCGCTGGCGACCGCGAACCGCGGTCGGCTGCGGCGCCTGCTGGCGCCCGGCGCGGCCGAGCGGATTGCTCGGAAGGCGCCACTGCCCGTCCTCCTGCTCCGCGCGTGA
- the glnD gene encoding [protein-PII] uridylyltransferase, with amino-acid sequence MSPELYRRARRAEAKAERAEDRRRLRLDVFRAALADGLDSLKLMHAEGASGQQSVQAHARFIDGVVRSLTRLIVLDATEAGLAPAPFVIVALGGYGRGELHPSSDIDLMVIHDGELRPYVQRVTQELLYTLWDLGLQIGHSLRSLEDCVAMARTDLPSRTSMQEARFLAGDRRLFARFRRVLNENVYRRDFEQFLEAMLSERDQRYRKHGASPYIGEPNVKESAGGLRDMHTAMWLSAAKFGARTLRELREKALITEREQALTDGALTFLWRARNELHFLSGHRNDVLTRDLQPQIAKNLGYRDDDESLGVERFMRDYYLHARVIHRVAQRLIARCQETLSQRHQAARRDRQQALADGLVFIDGRLYLARHSAEVFAEDPTRLLKVFWHAHRLGCELSPELERAIEASLELVDDTGRRSPVARDLFLDICRAWGRVALTLSEMHELGLLGRYLPEFGALTCLVQYDVYHKFSADRHSLLAVEHLEALAPGQSAESEGAAQVFTEVEKPELLMLGMLLHDIGKAKGHGHVAKGIPLIRELTARMGLSSADAAAVEFLVAHHLTMSHIAQRRDIDDPKTVADFAAATGDPQRLRMLYLLTWADMRAVGPGVLTPWQAVILHELYARTLVRLTGGRVERPNRAQLAERLYAAVKDEVSLQAVKAHLAMMSDRYLATTTVQRMAEHVRMVQGLDAAPVVTELFHHPDLGSSDLVVVTRDLPGLFALIAGTLAAHGVNIISAQISTRADGIALDTFQVNDPAGEAILLPAHWARTLDALRAVIAGEQSVDALLERRRAARRPARDPETPPKISLDNGLSDAFTVVEVKCPDRIGLLYLITRTLSALGLDIASARIATEIDQAFDTFYVHDGKGGKIEAPAAMERLREALEQALVQPL; translated from the coding sequence ATGTCGCCCGAGCTGTATCGCCGGGCCCGGCGGGCCGAGGCCAAGGCCGAGCGCGCCGAAGACCGGCGGCGTCTCCGTCTCGACGTGTTCCGCGCCGCACTCGCCGACGGGCTCGACTCGCTCAAGCTGATGCACGCCGAGGGTGCGTCGGGGCAACAGTCGGTGCAGGCCCACGCGCGGTTCATCGACGGCGTGGTCCGCTCGCTCACCCGACTGATCGTCCTCGACGCGACCGAGGCCGGGCTGGCGCCGGCGCCCTTCGTCATCGTCGCGCTCGGCGGGTACGGCCGGGGCGAGCTGCACCCGTCGTCCGACATCGACCTCATGGTGATCCACGACGGCGAGCTGAGGCCGTACGTGCAGCGCGTCACTCAGGAGCTGCTCTACACGCTGTGGGACCTGGGGCTTCAGATCGGCCACAGCCTCCGCTCGCTGGAAGACTGCGTGGCGATGGCCCGCACGGACCTGCCCAGCCGGACCTCGATGCAGGAGGCGCGCTTCCTGGCCGGCGACCGCCGGCTCTTCGCGCGCTTCCGCCGCGTGCTGAACGAGAACGTCTACCGGCGGGACTTCGAGCAGTTCCTGGAGGCGATGCTGAGCGAGCGCGATCAGCGCTACCGCAAGCACGGGGCCTCGCCCTACATCGGCGAGCCCAACGTCAAGGAGTCGGCGGGCGGCCTCCGGGACATGCACACGGCGATGTGGCTGAGCGCCGCCAAGTTCGGCGCCCGCACGCTCCGCGAGCTCAGGGAGAAGGCGCTCATCACCGAGCGGGAACAGGCGCTGACGGACGGGGCGCTGACGTTCTTGTGGCGGGCCCGCAACGAGCTCCACTTCCTCTCCGGTCACCGCAACGACGTCCTCACGCGCGACCTCCAGCCGCAGATCGCCAAGAACCTGGGGTACCGGGACGATGACGAGAGCCTGGGCGTCGAGCGCTTCATGCGCGACTACTATCTGCACGCGCGGGTGATCCACCGGGTGGCCCAGCGACTCATCGCGCGCTGCCAGGAGACCCTCTCCCAGCGCCACCAGGCGGCGCGGCGCGACCGGCAGCAGGCGCTGGCCGACGGGCTCGTCTTCATCGACGGGCGCCTGTATCTGGCCCGTCACAGCGCGGAGGTCTTCGCCGAGGATCCCACGCGCCTCCTCAAGGTGTTCTGGCACGCCCACCGGCTGGGGTGCGAGCTCTCCCCCGAGCTGGAGCGGGCCATCGAGGCGTCCCTGGAGCTCGTGGACGACACCGGGCGCCGCTCGCCGGTGGCCCGCGACCTCTTCCTCGACATCTGCCGCGCCTGGGGGCGGGTGGCGCTCACGCTGTCGGAGATGCACGAGCTGGGCCTGCTGGGACGGTACCTGCCCGAGTTCGGGGCGCTGACGTGCCTCGTGCAGTACGACGTCTATCACAAGTTCTCCGCCGACCGGCACTCGCTGCTGGCGGTCGAGCACCTGGAGGCGCTGGCGCCGGGACAGTCGGCGGAATCGGAGGGCGCCGCCCAGGTCTTCACCGAAGTGGAGAAGCCGGAGCTGCTGATGCTCGGCATGCTGCTGCACGACATCGGCAAGGCCAAGGGGCACGGTCACGTGGCCAAGGGCATCCCGCTCATCCGGGAGCTGACGGCCCGGATGGGCCTGTCGTCCGCCGACGCCGCCGCGGTGGAGTTCCTGGTGGCCCACCACCTGACCATGTCCCACATCGCCCAGCGGCGCGACATCGACGACCCCAAGACGGTGGCCGACTTCGCGGCGGCCACGGGCGATCCCCAGCGGTTGCGCATGCTCTATCTACTCACGTGGGCGGACATGCGGGCGGTGGGGCCGGGTGTGCTCACGCCCTGGCAAGCCGTGATCCTGCACGAGCTCTACGCCCGCACGCTGGTCCGACTCACCGGGGGGCGCGTCGAGCGCCCCAACCGCGCCCAGCTGGCCGAGCGGCTCTACGCAGCGGTGAAGGACGAGGTGTCGCTGCAGGCCGTCAAGGCGCACCTGGCCATGATGTCCGATCGCTACCTGGCCACGACGACGGTGCAGCGCATGGCCGAGCACGTGCGCATGGTCCAGGGGCTCGACGCGGCGCCGGTGGTGACGGAGCTGTTCCATCACCCCGACCTCGGCTCGTCGGACCTCGTCGTCGTGACGCGCGACCTGCCCGGCCTCTTCGCGCTGATCGCGGGCACGCTGGCCGCCCACGGCGTCAACATCATCTCCGCCCAGATCTCCACGCGGGCCGACGGCATCGCCCTCGACACGTTCCAGGTCAACGACCCCGCGGGGGAAGCGATTCTGTTGCCGGCCCACTGGGCCCGCACGCTCGACGCCCTCCGCGCCGTCATCGCCGGCGAGCAGAGCGTCGACGCGCTCCTCGAGCGGCGGCGGGCGGCCCGCCGCCCGGCCAGGGATCCGGAGACGCCGCCGAAAATCTCCCTCGACAACGGTCTCAGCGATGCCTTCACCGTGGTGGAGGTGAAGTGCCCCGACCGAATCGGCCTGCTCTACCTGATCACCCGGACCCTGTCCGCGCTCGGCCTGGACATCGCCAGCGCCCGCATCGCCACCGAGATCGACCAAGCGTTCGACACCTTCTACGTCCACGACGGCAAGGGTGGCAAGATCGAGGCGCCAGCGGCGATGGAGCGGCTGCGGGAGGCGCTCGAGCAGGCGCTGGTGCAGCCGCTGTGA